The Lactuca sativa cultivar Salinas chromosome 2, Lsat_Salinas_v11, whole genome shotgun sequence genome includes a window with the following:
- the LOC111888810 gene encoding uncharacterized protein LOC111888810 isoform X1, with protein sequence MPYCNVGTTNNGIKIFYRTYGGGPVKVLMIIGLAGTHDSWKPQIEGLVGTTRANDIDDNRSSEDGVCNGNGNGIEICVFDNRGMGRSSIPKHKSEYTTKIMAADAISVMEHLGWKKAHVFGHSMGGMIACKVAAVFPDRVLSLALLNVTGGGYECFPKFDRQTLSIAMRFLMAKTPEQRAAVDLDTHYTQEYLEQHIGVKTRRQVLYQGYVEGISATGMQSNHGFDGQVNACWTHRVSKKEVEMIGKNGFLISVIHGRCDVIAQISHAKRLAHKLYPLAKMVELPGGHLVSHERSKEVNEALLDLIRASETKTSPFDWTNLSPNTSTSNCWTSSSSSRLNSETESSNSGIALAEKMRIMILYILGLFLVVLEYIKRARVLGCLKPIRV encoded by the exons ATGCCATACTGCAACGTCGGAACTACCAACAATGGTATCAAGATTTTCTACAGAACCTACGGCGGCGGACCAGTTAAAGTTCTCATGATCATAG GATTGGCTGGGACACACGATTCATGGAAGCCACAAATCGAGGGGCTGGTTGGGACGACGCGGGCGAATGATATTGATGATAATCGGAGCTCCGAAGACGGTGTGTGCAATGGGAATGGGAATGGGATAGAAATTTGTGTTTTTGATAATCGAGGAATGGGTCGAAGCTCCATACCTAAACACAAATCCGAATACAC AACTAAAATCATGGCCGCAGATGCAATATCTGTAATGGAGCATTTAGGTTGGAAGAAAGCTCATGTATTTGGGCATTCAATGG GTGGTATGATAGCTTGCAAAGTGGCTGCTGTTTTCCCAGATAGGGTTCTGTCCTTGGCTTTGCTAAATGTAACCGGTGGAGGCTATGAATGTTTCCCCAag TTTGATCGTCAAACCTTATCCATTGCAATGCGTTTCTTGATGGCCAAAACTCCAGAGCAAAGGGCAGCTGTTGATCTGGACACTCATTACACACAG GAATATCTTGAACAACACATTGGAGTTAAAACAAGAAGACAGGTATTATATCAGGGATATGTGGAAGGGATATCAGCAACTGGGATGCAGTCAAATCATGGGTTTGATGGGCAGGTCAACGCCTGCTGGACACACAGAGTTTCTAAAAAAGAAGTTGAAATGATTGGCAAGAATGGTTTCTTGATATCAGTCATTCATGGGAGGTGTGATGTGATTGCTCAAATATCTCATGCAAAAAGGCTTGCACACAAACTTTATCCACTTGCAAAAATGGTAGAGCTTCCGGGAGGTCATCTTGTGAGTCATGAGAGGAGTAAAGAGGTGAATGAAGCTCTACTGGATTTGATCAGAGCATCAGAAACCAAGACAAGCCCATTTGACTGGACTAATTTATCCCCAAACACCTCTACCTCTA ACTGTTGGACATCATCATCTAGCAGCAGATTAAATTCAGAGACAGAAAGCAGCAATTCTGGGATTGCACTTGCAGAAAAGATGAGAATTATGATTTTGTATATATTGGGCTTATTTTTGGTGGTACTTGAGTACATAAAAAGAGCAAGAGTTTTGGGATGTCTAAAGCCAATCAGGGTATGA
- the LOC111888810 gene encoding uncharacterized protein LOC111888810 isoform X2 yields the protein MPYCNVGTTNNGIKIFYRTYGGGPVKVLMIIGLAGTHDSWKPQIEGLVGTTRANDIDDNRSSEDGVCNGNGNGIEICVFDNRGMGRSSIPKHKSEYTTKIMAADAISVMEHLGWKKAHVFGHSMGGMIACKVAAVFPDRVLSLALLNVTGGGYECFPKFDRQTLSIAMRFLMAKTPEQRAAVDLDTHYTQEYLEQHIGVKTRRQVLYQGYVEGISATGMQSNHGFDGQVNACWTHRVSKKEVEMIGKNGFLISVIHGRCDVIAQISHAKRLAHKLYPLAKMVELPGGHLVSHERSKEVNEALLDLIRASETKTSPFDWTNLSPNTSTSNCCFYSQTVGHHHLAAD from the exons ATGCCATACTGCAACGTCGGAACTACCAACAATGGTATCAAGATTTTCTACAGAACCTACGGCGGCGGACCAGTTAAAGTTCTCATGATCATAG GATTGGCTGGGACACACGATTCATGGAAGCCACAAATCGAGGGGCTGGTTGGGACGACGCGGGCGAATGATATTGATGATAATCGGAGCTCCGAAGACGGTGTGTGCAATGGGAATGGGAATGGGATAGAAATTTGTGTTTTTGATAATCGAGGAATGGGTCGAAGCTCCATACCTAAACACAAATCCGAATACAC AACTAAAATCATGGCCGCAGATGCAATATCTGTAATGGAGCATTTAGGTTGGAAGAAAGCTCATGTATTTGGGCATTCAATGG GTGGTATGATAGCTTGCAAAGTGGCTGCTGTTTTCCCAGATAGGGTTCTGTCCTTGGCTTTGCTAAATGTAACCGGTGGAGGCTATGAATGTTTCCCCAag TTTGATCGTCAAACCTTATCCATTGCAATGCGTTTCTTGATGGCCAAAACTCCAGAGCAAAGGGCAGCTGTTGATCTGGACACTCATTACACACAG GAATATCTTGAACAACACATTGGAGTTAAAACAAGAAGACAGGTATTATATCAGGGATATGTGGAAGGGATATCAGCAACTGGGATGCAGTCAAATCATGGGTTTGATGGGCAGGTCAACGCCTGCTGGACACACAGAGTTTCTAAAAAAGAAGTTGAAATGATTGGCAAGAATGGTTTCTTGATATCAGTCATTCATGGGAGGTGTGATGTGATTGCTCAAATATCTCATGCAAAAAGGCTTGCACACAAACTTTATCCACTTGCAAAAATGGTAGAGCTTCCGGGAGGTCATCTTGTGAGTCATGAGAGGAGTAAAGAGGTGAATGAAGCTCTACTGGATTTGATCAGAGCATCAGAAACCAAGACAAGCCCATTTGACTGGACTAATTTATCCCCAAACACCTCTACCTCTA actgttgtttttattctcaGACTGTTGGACATCATCATCTAGCAGCAGATTAA